Proteins from one Thermodesulfobacteriota bacterium genomic window:
- a CDS encoding DUF1016 N-terminal domain-containing protein produces MRPAGSPSIHCCWSHFVEIIKIDDAVKREFYIRMAAEGRRSVRTLRERMDGMLFQRTARCCKPNCTRL; encoded by the coding sequence GTGCGACCCGCAGGGTCGCCTTCGATCCATTGTTGCTGGTCACATTTTGTGGAAATCATCAAGATTGACGATGCCGTCAAGCGCGAGTTTTACATCAGGATGGCCGCCGAAGGCCGCAGGTCCGTGCGCACCCTGCGCGAACGCATGGACGGCATGTTGTTTCAACGTACGGCCAGGTGCTGCAAGCCAAACTGCACAAGGCTCTGA